The following coding sequences are from one Candidatus Nitrohelix vancouverensis window:
- a CDS encoding class I SAM-dependent methyltransferase, which translates to MSLDWTLPKNDPWSTPFADSLLHHLELAPDLKVLDIAAGGGIPAFHIADKIGPQGHVLAIDINPHQILRARSTQQGRMPWLKFEVADMKQLPPGFSRFDRITGNLSFMFFRPNRPEALQQLLDFLNPGGQIVLTFPSLGTFDSLWDQVRLRMKAQGHMKELERFEEYFEERPSAQHARQWLAELGMEKIDVTEWPLEIPTGRGRQFLEHPLLRGGFLDDVYECFEDPSLAETFMTELSADTESFTPLHAIRCAMSGWKPA; encoded by the coding sequence ATGAGCCTTGACTGGACGCTACCCAAAAACGATCCCTGGTCCACCCCCTTCGCAGATTCGCTTCTCCACCACCTGGAGTTGGCGCCCGACCTCAAGGTTCTGGACATCGCGGCGGGAGGGGGAATACCCGCATTCCATATTGCCGACAAAATAGGACCGCAAGGTCATGTACTCGCGATCGACATCAACCCGCATCAAATCCTGCGCGCTCGCTCCACGCAACAGGGCAGGATGCCCTGGTTAAAATTTGAAGTCGCAGACATGAAGCAACTGCCGCCGGGCTTTTCCCGCTTCGACCGCATCACCGGCAACCTGTCCTTCATGTTCTTTCGGCCCAATCGCCCCGAAGCCTTGCAACAATTGCTCGATTTCCTCAATCCCGGCGGCCAGATCGTTTTGACCTTTCCATCGCTCGGCACCTTCGATTCCCTCTGGGATCAGGTTCGCCTGCGCATGAAAGCTCAAGGTCATATGAAAGAACTTGAACGATTTGAAGAATACTTCGAAGAACGCCCCTCCGCCCAGCATGCCCGGCAGTGGCTTGCAGAACTGGGGATGGAAAAAATCGACGTGACCGAATGGCCGCTTGAAATTCCAACAGGACGCGGTCGTCAATTTCTGGAGCACCCTCTTTTGCGCGGAGGTTTTCTCGACGACGTTTACGAATGCTTCGAGGACCCTTCCCTCGCCGAAACATTCATGACCGAGCTGTCCGCAGACACCGAAAGTTTCACTCCCCTGCACGCCATCCGATGCGCCATGTCCGGCTGGAAACCCGCATGA
- a CDS encoding cytochrome c — protein MLISVPVLSGIAFAAHPASKMDQGLEFSPKCPQVRDTPQAPDKFLKMKNPLQAIPKNLFAGQTLFHFDASPGPCRLCHGISGNGLGTLFRELVPGSRNFTCSQTMREIADGQLFWVIKNGSPGTAMPAFKNLDDEQVWQLILYIRHYTEPGH, from the coding sequence ATGCTCATCTCTGTCCCGGTTCTTTCTGGAATTGCTTTTGCGGCGCATCCTGCGAGCAAGATGGATCAGGGGCTGGAATTTTCACCCAAATGTCCCCAGGTGCGTGATACGCCGCAGGCGCCGGATAAATTTCTGAAAATGAAAAATCCCCTGCAGGCGATTCCCAAAAATCTTTTCGCCGGGCAAACCTTGTTCCATTTTGACGCGTCTCCGGGGCCCTGTCGTTTATGTCATGGAATCAGCGGCAATGGGCTGGGCACCTTGTTTCGCGAACTGGTTCCCGGATCGCGCAATTTCACCTGCAGTCAGACGATGCGGGAGATTGCGGACGGTCAGTTGTTCTGGGTGATTAAAAACGGTTCGCCGGGTACGGCGATGCCGGCGTTCAAGAATCTGGATGATGAGCAGGTGTGGCAGTTGATTCTCTACATCCGGCATTATACCGAGCCGGGGCATTGA
- a CDS encoding GAF domain-containing protein, producing the protein MKNPDILTHLIELAGNTANAYTTALFQLDIDGKTLVPTRHLSLSKSFNENVRIGMGQGPIGKSALTRNAVILDQFEGDASNLKIYKSDENLKSFLALPLLSPDGNILGVLTLDSKESYVFSQKLQKIMTGFAEQMAWHLLHEETAVTVDADRSWPFFKELSAYSRFVAESPQLPDLSQRLIQVPPEILKYDAIAVVELDEGRFPGRVLAHRGFSQDFENLTIEEGKGLTGSCAKNNQPIVISDAEDRELTIFNEDEEPEPFQSLLAVPIVLRDALRGALIFACQEPDSLDADDADRISIICASAGAAIYCIETRRNWQYDRSLDQITGAPNHRFLIEHREAIQGEILKENQEAHFLAVQLTNLPSIYETHGTDCGDQLLRQMISMFSKAAPSPKYVFKYSDNTFLLILMERTREEVLSLEARLRHVFENNQFYAQSKSLSLKTDLGLASYPADGKDLALLAGLAYGRATQTFASF; encoded by the coding sequence ATGAAAAACCCCGATATCCTCACCCACTTGATCGAATTGGCTGGCAATACCGCCAACGCCTACACCACCGCATTGTTTCAACTGGATATCGACGGAAAAACATTAGTCCCAACCCGACATCTGAGTTTAAGCAAATCCTTCAATGAAAACGTTCGCATCGGCATGGGTCAGGGGCCTATCGGCAAGTCCGCGCTCACGCGAAATGCCGTGATACTCGATCAATTTGAAGGCGACGCCTCCAATCTGAAAATCTACAAATCCGACGAAAATCTGAAAAGCTTTCTGGCCTTGCCCCTGTTAAGCCCCGATGGCAATATTCTTGGCGTGCTCACCCTCGACAGCAAGGAAAGCTACGTTTTTTCGCAGAAACTGCAGAAGATCATGACCGGCTTTGCCGAACAGATGGCATGGCATTTACTCCACGAGGAAACCGCAGTCACGGTAGACGCAGACAGAAGCTGGCCCTTCTTCAAAGAATTGAGCGCCTACAGTCGCTTCGTTGCCGAGTCCCCGCAATTGCCTGACCTGTCGCAACGCCTGATACAAGTTCCGCCTGAAATTCTCAAATACGACGCCATCGCCGTCGTCGAGCTGGACGAAGGCCGCTTCCCCGGTCGCGTGCTGGCCCACCGGGGATTCTCCCAGGATTTTGAAAATCTGACGATCGAAGAAGGCAAGGGGCTGACCGGCTCCTGCGCAAAAAACAACCAGCCCATTGTGATCTCCGACGCCGAAGACCGCGAGTTGACGATCTTCAATGAAGATGAAGAACCGGAACCCTTTCAATCCCTTCTGGCCGTACCCATCGTTTTACGAGACGCCCTGCGCGGCGCCTTGATTTTCGCCTGCCAGGAACCCGATAGCCTCGACGCCGACGACGCGGACCGCATTTCCATCATTTGCGCCAGCGCCGGAGCGGCGATTTACTGCATCGAAACCCGACGCAACTGGCAATACGACCGAAGCCTCGACCAGATCACCGGCGCGCCCAATCACCGATTTCTCATCGAACACAGAGAGGCCATTCAAGGAGAGATTCTCAAAGAAAATCAGGAAGCCCATTTCCTTGCCGTACAGCTGACCAATTTACCGTCCATTTACGAAACCCACGGAACCGACTGCGGCGATCAACTGCTACGACAGATGATCTCCATGTTTTCCAAGGCCGCCCCATCGCCCAAATACGTTTTCAAGTATTCCGACAACACCTTTCTACTGATCCTGATGGAGAGAACCCGCGAAGAAGTCCTGTCACTCGAAGCGCGCCTCCGTCACGTGTTCGAGAACAACCAGTTTTACGCGCAATCCAAATCACTTTCCCTTAAAACCGACCTTGGCCTGGCGAGTTACCCGGCCGACGGCAAAGACCTTGCGCTTCTCGCGGGTCTGGCCTACGGGAGAGCCACTCAAACTTTCGCCTCCTTTTAA
- a CDS encoding rod shape-determining protein, whose amino-acid sequence MGKFSDKLFSWFNADLAMDLGTANTLIYIRDRGIVLDEPSVVAINSNGAVEAVGLEAKKMFGRTHAKLEAIRPMKDGVIADFDITNKMITHFIKKVLKRSFLVKPRIVIGVPTCITQVEKKAVIDAAIMSGVRQVKLVEEPMAAAIGVGIPVHKPEGNMVIDIGGGTTDVAVISLSAIAYGESVRLAGDEIDEAIVRHMRLQHHLNIGVFEGERTKIEVGSAYPLIKKLSVEVKGLNVKTGVPTSIIVGDDEIREAMKEPLSTITSVLLRALEKTPPELSADIHSNGIYLTGGGALIRGLDKMLEEKTTLKVYIPEDPLLSIVKGAGAILDNFEDMKKVCVN is encoded by the coding sequence ATGGGAAAATTCTCCGACAAATTGTTCTCCTGGTTCAACGCCGATCTGGCCATGGATCTGGGCACCGCCAACACCCTGATATACATTCGCGATCGCGGCATCGTTCTCGATGAACCTTCCGTCGTCGCCATCAACTCCAACGGCGCAGTCGAAGCCGTGGGACTCGAAGCCAAGAAGATGTTCGGCCGCACCCACGCCAAGCTGGAAGCCATCCGCCCCATGAAAGACGGAGTCATCGCTGATTTCGACATCACCAACAAGATGATCACGCACTTCATCAAAAAAGTGTTGAAGCGCAGTTTTCTGGTCAAACCGCGCATTGTCATCGGCGTGCCCACCTGCATCACCCAGGTCGAAAAGAAGGCCGTCATCGACGCTGCCATCATGTCCGGCGTGCGACAGGTGAAACTGGTGGAAGAACCCATGGCCGCGGCCATCGGCGTCGGCATTCCCGTACACAAACCCGAAGGCAACATGGTCATCGACATTGGCGGCGGCACCACCGACGTCGCGGTGATCTCCCTGTCCGCCATCGCTTACGGCGAATCGGTGCGACTCGCAGGAGACGAAATCGACGAAGCCATCGTCCGCCACATGCGCCTGCAACACCATCTCAATATCGGCGTCTTTGAAGGCGAACGCACCAAAATTGAAGTCGGCAGCGCCTACCCGCTCATTAAAAAACTCAGCGTCGAGGTCAAGGGCCTGAACGTCAAGACCGGCGTGCCCACCTCCATCATCGTCGGCGACGACGAGATCCGGGAAGCCATGAAAGAACCCCTCTCCACCATCACCTCCGTACTTCTGCGCGCTCTGGAAAAAACGCCGCCGGAACTGTCCGCCGACATCCATTCCAACGGCATCTACCTGACCGGAGGCGGCGCCTTGATCCGCGGACTGGACAAAATGCTGGAAGAAAAAACCACTCTGAAAGTATACATCCCCGAAGACCCGCTCCTCAGCATCGTCAAAGGCGCCGGGGCCATTCTCGACAATTTTGAAGACATGAAAAAAGTTTGTGTCAACTGA
- a CDS encoding (2Fe-2S)-binding protein, with amino-acid sequence MLNIKFVSHNRTIPAEPGETIREAAIRSKLSIYPNIRKILNCRGRGLCSSCKIEIVSGNVGPLNEIEKKNLAGALKKNPNLRLACQIQLTEEMDGIEVRSHV; translated from the coding sequence ATGCTAAATATAAAATTCGTTTCACATAACCGCACGATTCCAGCTGAACCCGGCGAAACCATTCGGGAAGCCGCCATCCGTTCCAAACTCAGCATATACCCGAACATTCGAAAAATTCTCAACTGCCGGGGCCGCGGCTTGTGCAGTTCTTGCAAGATCGAAATCGTCTCAGGCAACGTCGGCCCCTTGAACGAGATCGAAAAGAAAAACCTCGCCGGCGCGCTCAAGAAAAATCCCAACCTCCGTTTGGCCTGCCAGATACAGCTCACAGAGGAAATGGACGGCATCGAAGTGCGTAGCCACGTCTAA
- a CDS encoding M67 family metallopeptidase — protein MLLPFNSQLLDDVDRHAIEEYPNECCGIILGKPGDPQYDLFRPCENIQNKLHEKDPEQYPRDAKTAYNISPLELMKITNEARDKGLEFKTLYHSHPEHDAYFSEEDRRMALFDDEPVYPGVSYLVISVYNRIIKDRALFMWDASSKTFQKQTI, from the coding sequence ATGTTGTTACCTTTTAATTCGCAGTTGTTGGACGATGTGGATCGTCATGCCATCGAAGAGTACCCAAATGAGTGTTGCGGGATCATCCTCGGCAAACCCGGAGACCCCCAATACGATCTCTTTCGGCCTTGCGAGAACATTCAAAATAAACTGCACGAGAAGGATCCGGAGCAATACCCGAGAGACGCGAAAACGGCTTACAATATTTCGCCTCTGGAGTTGATGAAAATCACCAACGAAGCACGGGACAAGGGACTGGAGTTCAAAACGCTTTACCACTCCCACCCCGAACATGACGCCTATTTTTCAGAAGAAGACCGGCGCATGGCTTTGTTCGACGACGAACCCGTGTATCCCGGCGTTTCATATTTGGTGATTTCCGTCTATAATAGAATCATTAAGGATCGCGCTCTTTTTATGTGGGATGCGAGTAGCAAAACGTTTCAAAAACAAACTATCTGA
- a CDS encoding YfhL family 4Fe-4S dicluster ferredoxin, giving the protein MSLMITEDCVNCGVCEPECPNEAISEGDDVYIIDWEFCTECVGWYDEPQCVEVCPVDCIPKDPEHVESQDELLAKKEALANGE; this is encoded by the coding sequence ATGTCATTAATGATCACCGAAGATTGCGTCAATTGCGGCGTTTGCGAACCCGAATGTCCCAATGAAGCCATTTCCGAAGGCGACGACGTCTATATCATTGACTGGGAATTCTGCACCGAGTGCGTTGGCTGGTACGACGAGCCTCAGTGCGTGGAAGTCTGCCCCGTCGACTGTATTCCAAAAGATCCAGAACACGTCGAATCCCAGGACGAACTACTTGCCAAAAAAGAAGCCTTGGCAAACGGGGAATGA
- a CDS encoding NifU family protein: protein MREEVEEVLETVRPMLIADGGNVELVDIEDGVVKVRLVGSCSSCSSSTMTLKMGIEKALKKAIPMVRCVEAVEN from the coding sequence ATGAGAGAAGAAGTTGAAGAAGTATTGGAAACCGTACGGCCCATGCTCATCGCCGACGGCGGCAACGTCGAACTCGTAGATATTGAAGACGGCGTCGTCAAGGTCCGACTGGTCGGTTCCTGCAGTTCCTGCTCCAGCTCCACCATGACCCTTAAAATGGGTATAGAAAAGGCTTTGAAAAAAGCCATCCCGATGGTTCGATGCGTGGAAGCCGTAGAAAATTAA
- a CDS encoding TlpA family protein disulfide reductase, with the protein MNCIRSQIVSIVCALIFTLTCSVASAQEQDMIAPEFSLNSLDGRTISLEQYRGKYLLINFWATWCGPCRMEMPSLERLHQRFKNKGFEVLAISNDMFGARVVKPYIEANKLSFTVLLDQKMTVSSQYGVVSLPTTYLIDPQGKIIGALYGAENWDTPATLQYFETLLANG; encoded by the coding sequence ATGAACTGTATTCGCTCACAGATCGTTTCAATTGTATGCGCCTTGATATTCACCCTGACCTGTTCTGTCGCGTCCGCGCAAGAACAGGACATGATTGCGCCTGAATTTTCTCTCAACTCTCTGGATGGAAGAACCATCTCGCTGGAACAGTATCGCGGTAAATATTTACTGATTAATTTCTGGGCAACCTGGTGCGGCCCCTGTCGCATGGAAATGCCCTCGCTCGAACGTTTGCACCAGCGTTTCAAAAACAAAGGTTTTGAAGTGCTCGCCATTTCAAACGACATGTTTGGCGCGCGCGTTGTTAAACCTTACATAGAGGCCAACAAGCTCAGCTTCACCGTACTGCTCGATCAAAAAATGACCGTCAGCTCCCAGTACGGCGTCGTCAGCCTGCCCACCACCTATTTGATCGATCCTCAGGGAAAAATCATCGGCGCCCTGTACGGGGCGGAAAACTGGGACACCCCTGCCACCCTGCAATACTTTGAAACGCTTCTGGCCAACGGGTAA
- a CDS encoding SUMF1/EgtB/PvdO family nonheme iron enzyme — protein sequence MSGVCNFVHAAPQDHPLEKDMVLVPAGPFKFGTNKTDDAAEALSMGVPKPWYADEKPEQTIFLKSFYIDRYEVTNQRFKRFVDDVYSEIPPQGWNGVDFPEGTAEHPVTGVNWYDASNFCQWAGKELPTEKQWAKAARGKSGREYPWGDTFNPDYANLPDRAGSKKKVQAVGSFPKGATPLGIHDLVGNVWEWTADDYAAYKGSDYTSPNIGAGYKTLRGASVADLGHFPGAMYAIALKQYARAGFRQIANPENAAPDVGFRCVSNSMPQQESKSEALKQLTQSKTTNSGNSEAPSSIASSTVSGDTSATQTQSLGNPFQAKPNLPSGIIALVVLSFVAGVFSFLSPCTLPILPAYFAVTAQADRARMGLMSIAFFCGLATLFVMMGASASFLGQYLRDYLFSITTGSGILIALFGVMTLFGKGFSGASFQGRPTSSFVGYFLFGAAFALGWTPCVGPILSGILLLAASDKTIMQGAALLFFYAMGLGLPLIMIATLCSRLPKGHLFWRILRGKGWEVTVAGKTLLLHSTNIATGILLIGLGYALAMGYMTYVNSLIPIEVQLWFSEFEDAVLHWFL from the coding sequence ATGAGCGGCGTTTGCAACTTCGTCCACGCCGCGCCGCAAGACCATCCACTGGAAAAGGACATGGTTCTGGTTCCCGCCGGCCCCTTTAAATTTGGAACCAATAAAACAGACGATGCCGCGGAAGCGCTCTCCATGGGCGTCCCCAAACCCTGGTATGCCGACGAAAAACCCGAGCAAACGATCTTCCTGAAAAGCTTTTATATCGACCGCTATGAAGTGACCAACCAACGATTCAAACGCTTCGTCGACGACGTCTACAGCGAAATTCCGCCGCAAGGATGGAACGGCGTGGACTTTCCCGAAGGAACCGCAGAACACCCGGTGACCGGCGTCAACTGGTACGACGCCTCAAATTTTTGCCAATGGGCTGGCAAGGAATTGCCAACTGAAAAACAATGGGCGAAAGCCGCCCGAGGAAAGAGCGGACGCGAATACCCCTGGGGAGACACCTTCAACCCAGACTACGCCAACCTGCCCGACCGGGCTGGAAGCAAGAAAAAAGTTCAGGCCGTCGGTTCCTTCCCCAAAGGCGCGACGCCTCTGGGCATTCACGACCTGGTCGGCAACGTCTGGGAATGGACAGCCGACGATTACGCCGCCTACAAAGGAAGCGACTACACAAGCCCCAACATCGGCGCAGGATACAAAACACTGCGCGGCGCCTCTGTCGCCGATCTCGGACATTTCCCCGGAGCGATGTACGCCATCGCACTCAAACAATACGCCCGGGCAGGATTTCGGCAGATCGCCAATCCCGAAAACGCCGCGCCCGACGTGGGTTTTCGTTGCGTGAGCAACAGCATGCCGCAACAGGAAAGCAAGTCTGAAGCGCTCAAACAATTGACGCAAAGCAAAACAACAAATTCCGGCAATAGCGAGGCGCCCTCATCGATCGCTTCGTCCACAGTTTCCGGCGATACCTCTGCGACGCAAACACAGTCTCTTGGAAATCCCTTTCAGGCCAAACCCAATTTACCCTCGGGAATCATTGCCCTTGTCGTTCTATCCTTTGTCGCAGGAGTGTTCAGTTTTCTTTCGCCCTGCACCCTGCCGATTTTACCGGCCTATTTCGCCGTCACCGCGCAAGCCGACCGCGCGCGCATGGGATTGATGTCCATTGCCTTTTTCTGCGGCCTCGCGACCCTGTTCGTCATGATGGGCGCCTCGGCGAGTTTTCTCGGGCAATACCTGCGCGATTATTTATTTTCCATCACCACCGGTTCGGGAATTTTAATCGCCCTGTTCGGCGTCATGACCCTGTTCGGAAAAGGATTTTCCGGAGCCAGTTTTCAGGGTCGCCCCACCTCCAGTTTTGTCGGTTATTTTCTTTTCGGAGCCGCCTTCGCTTTAGGATGGACGCCTTGCGTCGGCCCCATTCTTTCCGGAATATTACTGCTGGCCGCTTCCGACAAAACCATCATGCAAGGCGCCGCCCTTCTCTTCTTCTACGCAATGGGTTTGGGATTGCCGCTCATCATGATCGCTACCTTGTGCAGTCGACTGCCCAAGGGTCATTTGTTCTGGCGCATCTTGCGCGGCAAAGGCTGGGAAGTGACTGTCGCAGGCAAAACCCTGCTTTTGCATTCGACCAACATAGCCACCGGCATCCTGCTGATCGGACTCGGTTACGCTTTGGCGATGGGCTACATGACTTATGTGAACAGCCTGATACCCATCGAAGTTCAGCTCTGGTTCAGCGAATTTGAGGACGCCGTTCTGCATTGGTTCCTGTAA
- a CDS encoding M23 family metallopeptidase, with protein sequence MNSARTRSDISLKPLLARVALFLGLAVLGGCQGMPGAVFWESEVGVYHTVLEGQTLYSIAQAYDRDVDYLARLNGVDDPTKLRTGTRLWIPDAHRVLQVPTDGRAPPSRQAQGRSKSKQKQQTTKETAKKRTLIWPVDGVLTSGFGRRNGRNHDGIDIGAEKGTPIVAAEAGRVAFSGWGPTGYGRMVIVQHQGHITTLYAHNEKNLVKVGDKVVQGQRIALVGSTGRSTGPHLHFEVRNDTQPKNPLIYLKPRK encoded by the coding sequence ATGAACTCGGCAAGAACAAGGTCGGACATCTCCCTGAAACCACTACTGGCGCGAGTCGCCCTGTTCCTCGGCCTTGCGGTTTTGGGCGGCTGTCAGGGAATGCCTGGGGCTGTGTTCTGGGAATCCGAAGTCGGCGTCTATCATACCGTTCTGGAAGGGCAAACCCTTTATTCGATTGCCCAGGCTTACGACAGGGACGTCGATTACCTGGCCCGACTGAACGGGGTCGACGATCCCACAAAATTACGAACGGGAACACGGCTATGGATTCCCGACGCGCATCGCGTGTTGCAAGTTCCAACCGACGGCCGGGCGCCGCCTTCCCGGCAAGCTCAAGGCCGCTCAAAATCAAAACAAAAACAGCAAACAACAAAAGAAACCGCCAAAAAGCGGACTTTGATCTGGCCTGTGGACGGCGTTCTGACTTCCGGATTTGGACGACGCAATGGCAGGAATCATGACGGCATCGACATCGGCGCCGAAAAGGGAACGCCCATCGTCGCGGCTGAGGCGGGAAGAGTCGCCTTTAGCGGCTGGGGGCCAACGGGCTACGGGCGCATGGTCATCGTCCAGCATCAGGGGCACATAACAACTTTATATGCGCATAATGAAAAAAATCTTGTGAAGGTGGGCGACAAGGTCGTGCAGGGTCAACGCATCGCTCTGGTGGGAAGCACCGGGCGTTCCACCGGGCCGCATTTGCATTTTGAAGTTCGCAACGACACCCAGCCCAAAAACCCGCTCATTTATCTGAAGCCGAGAAAATAA
- a CDS encoding adenine phosphoribosyltransferase — translation MDLIKNAIRDIPDFPKPGILFKDITPLLSSAEAFKETINVLTSRYADKKIDMVLGVEARGFIFGAALAHALGAGLAVIRKPGKLPYKTYEKKYTLEYGEDAIQIHQDACQAGQRVLLIDDVLATGGTMGAAISLVKENFEVELVEVSFVIELDFLNGKDQLQGVPSYSLVHY, via the coding sequence ATGGATTTGATTAAAAACGCGATTCGGGACATTCCCGATTTCCCAAAACCGGGCATTCTGTTCAAGGACATCACTCCGCTCCTCAGCAGCGCCGAGGCTTTCAAAGAAACCATCAATGTTCTGACAAGTCGTTACGCCGACAAAAAAATCGATATGGTGCTTGGCGTGGAAGCGCGCGGTTTCATTTTTGGCGCCGCTCTCGCACATGCGCTAGGGGCCGGCCTCGCCGTGATTCGCAAGCCGGGAAAACTTCCCTACAAAACCTACGAAAAAAAGTACACGCTGGAATACGGGGAAGACGCGATCCAAATTCATCAGGACGCCTGTCAAGCGGGTCAACGCGTCCTTCTCATCGACGACGTGCTCGCAACCGGCGGCACCATGGGCGCAGCGATTTCACTGGTCAAAGAAAATTTTGAAGTGGAGCTTGTCGAGGTCAGCTTTGTGATCGAGCTGGATTTTTTAAACGGGAAAGACCAGTTGCAGGGAGTGCCGAGTTATTCTCTCGTGCACTATTAA
- a CDS encoding DUF4911 domain-containing protein: protein MTTAPTETVQLRYEVETKDIAYIVSIFECYENFAIVRTIDRSRGWIELITAPHFVEETITMMKALASEISLRRIEDSES from the coding sequence ATGACGACGGCCCCCACGGAAACCGTACAACTGCGTTACGAAGTCGAAACCAAAGACATTGCCTACATCGTCAGCATCTTCGAATGCTATGAAAACTTTGCCATCGTGCGAACTATCGACCGCTCCCGCGGTTGGATTGAGCTTATAACGGCTCCGCATTTTGTCGAAGAAACGATAACCATGATGAAGGCGTTGGCGAGTGAAATCTCTTTGCGCCGCATCGAAGACTCCGAAAGCTGA